In Patescibacteria group bacterium, a genomic segment contains:
- a CDS encoding carbonic anhydrase — MQHFCKNVLIRCMDFRLNSEADEWIKKSNLFEGGYDLISTAGASKRIAEKGEEILGDVSVSANLHHVEKIIIMHHSDCGAYAQSYDFSSPEEEKEKQFSDMKKTEDLLKEKYPNIKLIKVWAELLDSDGEKIKFSVVE, encoded by the coding sequence ATGCAGCATTTTTGTAAAAATGTATTAATCCGTTGTATGGATTTTCGCCTTAATAGCGAAGCTGATGAATGGATTAAAAAATCTAATCTATTTGAAGGCGGTTATGATTTGATATCAACTGCTGGCGCTTCAAAAAGAATAGCTGAAAAAGGAGAAGAAATTTTAGGAGATGTTAGCGTTTCCGCTAATTTGCATCATGTTGAAAAAATAATTATAATGCATCACAGCGATTGCGGAGCTTACGCGCAAAGCTATGATTTTTCTTCGCCAGAGGAGGAGAAAGAAAAGCAATTTTCTGATATGAAAAAAACAGAAGATTTACTAAAAGAAAAATACCCGAATATTAAATTAATAAAAGTTTGGGCGGAATTACTTGATAGCGATGGAGAAAAAATTAAGTTTAGTGTTGTTGAGTAA